The window CGTATTTTTCTCAGCAAATTAATATCCTCTCTTTTTATCAAATCTATCTCTGCTCCTATCAGATGCTTATCCTCACCGGTTTCTCTATCCTTCCGGCGATTTCTCATCCATTGCGGAGTCCATTCATTTATGTCAGCTATCGCCTTATCAATTTTCTCTATATCTTTATCAGAGAGATTCCCTATCTCGGCAGACTCGTCAACACCCGCAGATTGGACAATAAGTTTAGACATGGAATTGCTTATTCCTTTTATTTGAGTAAGGGCGTACCTGACAGGCTTATTGCCATCTATATCAGTTGTTGCGATGCGCACAATGTACTTAAATTCGTCTTCCTCTTTTTTCTTAGCCATAATTAGCGGGATAAATATCGATGTCGTATTTAATACTTACTAAGGTTATTCCTGCCTTGTCTCGGAATAAATTTTGAAATGCTCTATCCACTGGGACACATCCTTCGGATAAATTTTTGCAAAATTTACAAATTTTTTCAGCTGGATTATCATTATCGGGTCAAGGTTATGCCCCATTGTACAGGCATTTTTATCTGCTATTCACTCTGGAACCTGCAACATTTTAAGGAGTTTCAAAATGGCGGAATGTCTTTCACTAACGGCTTTGCCAATCTTATACCCATCCTTTGTAAGAGTTGCTCCTTCATACTTTTTGTAATCTATGAAGCCCCTAGAAGCCAGCTTTTGAAGCATTTCAGTAGCACTCGCCGGCTTTATTTTAAGATAATAGGCTATATCTGTTGTTCTCGCATAATCTTTCTCTTTAGTTATATTGTAAATTGCTTCTAAGTAATCCTTCTCTCTTCTCATCATATTTGTTTTCTCCTCGGG is drawn from Candidatus Thermoplasmatota archaeon and contains these coding sequences:
- a CDS encoding 30S ribosomal protein S13 — encoded protein: MAKKKEEDEFKYIVRIATTDIDGNKPVRYALTQIKGISNSMSKLIVQSAGVDESAEIGNLSDKDIEKIDKAIADINEWTPQWMRNRRKDRETGEDKHLIGAEIDLIKREDINLLRKIRAYRGIRHEKGLPVRGQRTRANKRSGLTVGVSRRKIAKKT
- a CDS encoding metal-dependent transcriptional regulator; translated protein: MMRREKDYLEAIYNITKEKDYARTTDIAYYLKIKPASATEMLQKLASRGFIDYKKYEGATLTKDGYKIGKAVSERHSAILKLLKMLQVPE